One window of Magallana gigas chromosome 2, xbMagGiga1.1, whole genome shotgun sequence genomic DNA carries:
- the LOC105340377 gene encoding uncharacterized protein: MRLLLLAIATVLVVVYGKNDPPGPLIGPPPRPQSNLAGGGLVAVGSITVLSLAATATIMGARIQKVQRDCNEKIGDLETMLIDIKERCLRKEKELETVIEYICAETTEDPAACVRCARFLADREACEAEVDESGNAICKFVENETDPPGYCVVNAADGNGGGNGGGDGGTGGDGGTGGDGGRVEMLT, encoded by the exons ATGAGACTTCTACTGCTGGCAATTGCAACAGTCCTGGTTGTTGTTTACGGGAAAAATGACCCTCCTGGCCCCCTTATTGGACCCCCTCCCCGGCCCCAATCAAACCTTGCTGGTGGGGGGCTTGTAGCTGTCGGGTCGATTACCGTTCTGTCTCTTGCAG CTACAGCTACGATAATGGGCGCTAGGATTCAAAAAGTTCAAAGAGATTGTAATGAGAAAATAGGCGATCTGGAAACCATGCTAATAGACATTAAAGAGCGATGTCTCAGGAAAGAAAAAG AATTGGAGACAGTTATTGAGTACATTTGTGCGGAAACAACAGAAGATCCCGCGGCCTGTGTGAGATGCGCCAGGTTTTTGGCAGACAGAGAAGCTTGCGAGGCGGAAGTAGATGAAAGTGGAAATGCAATTTGTAAGTTTGTAGAAAATGAAACCGACCCCCCTGGATATTGTGTTGTCAACGCAGCTGATGGAAACGGTGGCGGAAATGGCGGTGGAGATGGTGGAACTGGTGGAGATGGCGGAACTGGTGGAGATGGTGGGAGGGTGGAAATGTTAACGTAG
- the LOC105340375 gene encoding uncharacterized protein, which yields MKTIMEHYMSQVFISLCLGFQVGVKALSLEPTESTIFNVNAYFSEERIVDFTIIMSNSTWLEAHSTCLSRNGSLWGEDNTDLFLYIRILAYQKTSWPEGSHIWLNRVRKANSTVWTNDRECGTGRSITEHVHGNDINSTQCLALNMTSPNDVQHLLFAAPCEDQMKFVCILFKGNVSDNNGFDIFPARVLYPRNHTWSLPGISIESCFRLLFWNFTCFAAEFDADFSKCSLFCPPLLLLPESMELQWSTSNIKSVVKTSSNIFMESDIENSPAGHFPCENTTINTPEPTGVSTFSSSQPVTHSDTATQRAEETTIFTSKMSTSTDFTIKSELSTSEKYDTSIKTTIGPTAGISHTNGDTEVATAEYTTVIPTSSFEKTTLQPAIENIQSLTTNIKEDTPISSTYTTTTAERTVPTTLDSTVSQTTTSTMSAETTTHLVTFVNSVGDLQESITSATTTTNAITSAVETRASATNSITSRSSTNSPQTTSLMFTSRTCAPCVCNNYTVTDKTSEQILKEILEIKKNLTVKKSTLSSYTRQKISAPDGRWSSAALGSVGVVIIVSASILVILSDIQYISKAIKVWKKRLEQCRSSRNHEP from the exons ATGAAAACG ATTATGGAACATTACATGTCACAGGTTTTCATCTCCCTTTGTCTTG GCTTTCAGGTTGGCGTTAAAGCTCTCTCATTGGAACCGACGGAGTCAACTATTTTCAATGTGAATG CATATTTCAGTGAGGAGAGGATTGTTGATTTTACGATCATCATGTCAAATAGTACGTGGCTGGAGGCACATAGCACCTGTCTCTCGAGGAACGGATCCCTGTGGGGCGAAGATAACACGGACCTGTTCCTGTACATACGAATTCTTGCTTACCAAAAAACCTCCTG GCCTGAAGGCAGTCACATTTGGTTGAACAGAGTACGGAAAGCAAACAGCACCGTATGGACAAACGACAGGGAGTGTGGGACCGGCAGGTCCATAACGGAACACGTGCATGGCAACGACATCAACTCTACTCAATGTCTGGCCCTTAACATGACGTCACCAAATGACGTACAACATCTTCTGTTTGCAGCACCCTGTGAAGATCAAATGAAGTTTGTCTGCATCCTATTCAAAGGCAACGTTTCTG atAATAATGGTTTTGATATCTTTCCTGCACGTGTCTTGTATCCTAGAAACCACACATGGAGCTTACCTGGTATTTCCATAGAAAGTTGTTTTCGACTTCTGTTCTGGAATTTTACATGCTTTGCAGCCGAGTTTGATGCTGATTTCTCAAAATGCTCATTATTTTGTCCACCATTGCTGTTACTCCCAGAATCCATGGAGTTACAATGGTCGACATCCAATATAAAATCGGTTGTCAAGACTTCCTCAAACA TTTTTATGGAGTCCGACATTGAGAATTCGCCAGCAGGGCACTTCCCTTGTGAAAACACTACAATAAATACCCCAGAACCTACTGGAGTCAGTACTTTTAGCAGTAGTCAACCAGTCACCCACTCCGATACGGCGACACAGAGAGCTGAAGAAACCACAATATTTACATCTAAGATGTCTACATCAACAGACTTTACCATCAAATCTGAGCTATCTACTTCAGAGAAGTATGACACCTCAATAAAAACAACCATAGGGCCCACGGCGGGCATCTCACACACAAACGGGGATACAGAAGTAGCCACCGCGGAATATACAACTGTAATTCCGACATCTTCATTTGAAAAAACTACACTGCAACCAGCTATTGAAAACATACAGTCTTTAACAACGAATATCAAAGAAGATACTCCAATTTCATCGACATACACCACAACAACTGCAGAAAGAACTGTCCCTACAACCTTGGACTCAACAGTTAGTCAAACCACTACATCTACTATGTCTGCCGAAACAACCACACATTTAGTAACATTCGTTAATAGTGTGGGAGATTTACAGGAATCCATAACCTCGGCGACGACTACCACAAATGCAATCACATCAGCAGTGGAGACCAGGGCATCTGCCACAAATTCCATAACCTCGCGTTCCTCTACAAATAGTCCTCAAACAACAAGTCTAATGTTTACATCAAGGACGTGTGCACCTTGTGTGTGTAATAACTATACAGTAACTGATAAAACAAGCGAACAAATTTTGAAGGAGATTctagaaatcaagaaaaatcttACGGTAAAAAAGTCGACACTGTCCTCGTATACCCGCCAGAAAATATCCGCCCCAGATGGTCGCTGGTCGTCTGCGGCGCTGGGCTCCGTGGGGGTCGTGATCATTGTTTCAGCTTCCATTTTGGTGATACTGAGTGACATTCAATACATTTCAAAAGCAATAAAGGTGTGGAAGAAAAGGCTAGAACAATGCAG ATCATCCAGGAATCACGAACCTTGA